Below is a genomic region from Pedosphaera parvula Ellin514.
TGTTAACACAATGAATTTGTCGTGCCCGCGCCATGGAGCGGCTCAGCGTTGGAATCAAAAGCGCGGCCAGAATTCCGATGATGGCGATGACCACCAGCAGTTCAACCAATGTGAAGCCCTCTTGATTGTTCCTTGGCATACCTGATTAGACCTGCTTGCCGCGATTTCGTCACGTCTGTTTTACACATCGCCCTTGGGTTTTGGCACGCTGGCACCGTTCCCAAAGTTACTACGGCGGCGCATAATCACAATTCAAGGTTGGTACGATTGTGTATTGGCGACGTTTAAACCGTTTGACGATGTTGAAGGCCAGAACGGTCTGGAATCGGGTGGGAATGGGCGGGCAAGCCGAAGCCACAGCTTATTCCGAGGACTCACTGCGACGAAACCAATTCAGAAAAATCAGGATGATGCCGCCGATAAACGCGGCAAAGTAGCTGGCAAAATGCGCCCACCAATCGGCCACAAATCCCATATGATGCGAAGGGGGTATGACCTCCGCTAGAAAATCAGGCAACTGAATCGAGCCGCGCATGGCCAGCACATAACCCATCAGACCAGCCGTCAAAGCAAGGCAACCCATGAAGCCAAGCAGGCGAAAGAGCGGCGATACGATTTGTTGGGCTGTCAGTTTGGGTTTTTTACCCAATCGCGCCGCCATGGCGAGCGGCACCCCCAGCAACAACCCCACCCACCAGGTGGCTACCACACCCCAAAATAAACCCAGGAGAGTCGGCGAATTCGTATTGAGCAGTGGAGGATGGCCAACGGTGAAGTATTCCACGCAGACTCTGGCGGTAAATTGGTCGTGAATGACCCCGTAGCCAACGGCGGCAAGGATGCAGGTTAAAACTATTTTCAGAAACTCCACTTACCATTCTACACCACAACGCAAGACTTGTTGTGAAAAAAATTCGCGAACCGTCATTTTTTTCCAACACAGTACAAATTCTGCCCGGTGCGAATGAAAAGATGACCATCAGCAGCGACAATGGAGGAGCGAATGGGTTCTTCACCCATTTTGAAGGAAGAAAGAATTTTAAATTCATTACCGGCATCCAAAACCACGACTGAACCATTTTCGCTGATGCAATAAATCTTTCCGTCCGCGCCCGTGGGTGAAGAACGGAATGTTTCACGCACACCCAGACTTCCCTGCCATTTCTTTTCGCCAGTTTTTGGATCCAGGCAGGTCATCACATACTTGTCACCATCCAGGACGAACAGTTTGCCCTTATAGAATAGGGGTGTGGCTACGTCGGTAGGGTTTTCCTTGAAGGTCCAGGCGACGTTGGAGTCGGTAATATTTCCTTTTCCATCATCCTTGATGGCAAAGACTGGTTCACGTTTGGGAGCGCAGGCATAAACAAGCCCGTCAGCAGCCACCGGGGAGGGAACAATGCGAAACCAGGGATCATTTTTTGAGTTCAGGCCGCCGCAACGCCAGATTTCTTCGCCGCTTTTGGCATCGTGAGCCGTTGTGCAATTTCCACCCACGATGAGGATTTCAGTCTTTCCATTATGTTCGTAAGGAATGGGTGAGGAATAAGCTTCATTTGATTCCTTGAGAGCATCCGAAGGGCGCACGTGACGATAAATGTTTTTGCCAGTTTTG
It encodes:
- a CDS encoding PQQ-binding-like beta-propeller repeat protein, whose amino-acid sequence is WDDYIFVTSPDAEKNLNLICLNAKDGKVRWQQKVAEGDREKGRNNMASPSPVTDGKIVVTMFGTGDVAAYDFSGKQLWSRNIGKEYGRIANMWLYGSSPLLYKGRLYIQVLERNPVPPDYTHANDGKEERESYLLCVDAKTGKNIYRHVRPSDALKESNEAYSSPIPYEHNGKTEILIVGGNCTTAHDAKSGEEIWRCGGLNSKNDPWFRIVPSPVAADGLVYACAPKREPVFAIKDDGKGNITDSNVAWTFKENPTDVATPLFYKGKLFVLDGDKYVMTCLDPKTGEKKWQGSLGVRETFRSSPTGADGKIYCISENGSVVVLDAGNEFKILSSFKMGEEPIRSSIVAADGHLFIRTGQNLYCVGKK